Below is a genomic region from Argiope bruennichi chromosome 11, qqArgBrue1.1, whole genome shotgun sequence.
TCTTCTAACTGCACTTACCATGTACAAGCTGAATTCGTACTTCGGCTTATTTTCTATGACTTTTGGGGGTTTCCCAACTTCTGATGCTTTAGTTCAAACATATctatcattaaaatatgtttttaatatatatttttttctgattggcAACATTCGCTTTATGTAGTGAACACAATACAGAGAAAAGcaaatagaatgaataaaaaataaaatcaattagatttaaattttggcATTCCAGAATAATATTTGCCTCgtatgataaaaagttttttgcttttatatgtaAACACTCATGCATATTTAGAATACCTACttgtttttttctcttacttgaagtatacaaaaaaaatattgtaatcttaaaaaattcgaaatagagaTTTTCGACTCATTTCCATCTTTTAAACAACACTTGAGCATCAAAAAAATCCacctttctatcaaattttgtgccaactCCAGTAAAAGTCAGTCTGTCTGCCctttccaaataataattaacacaaaaactacaaaaagaagagagctatgtagataaaattcaatgcacAGAATTAGCATGTGTAAGTCTTAacccttttcaaattttgatccaaatccaataagcgattgatcgtctgtcggtttctactttcagaagcacgtaaacgcgataactcggACATGCAGTGAGCTAAATATATCAAGAAACTATCATTTCCAaagcaatcattatgaaattcatttaaaaaaatatatttcctgaaatcaaataacaaaagatacattgtatttaCAGAGCGCTATTGCTGCTACAACTAAACACAAATAAACttaaacaaattagaaataaatattaagtttgatGCAAAAAATGACCAAAAAGAAAGATGTATCTTGCCGGAAGACATTCTCAAGGGTCCAGCTCAGGTTTTTACTATGAGCGGTCTGACTTTCATCCAAATCATTGATCCCTTGtcacccgaaaatcccagaaaattagGTTTGGTATGTAAAATTAGTGTGGCAAAAGGAAAGagaataaattacacaataacaAGAATAACTGCCTGAGTGTCACCCCTGAGAAAGTTTACAGGCCAGACTCATCATATCTTTCTTTTTGgttctttttgcattaaacttaatttttatttctaatttggttaaatatatcaaattaggcaTGAGATTTTCGCACTACCATTGCAAAGagcatcaaatttttgtttcaatcggttcagAAAACCGTGTATAAAAAACCAGCACGATTTTGGGATACTGTTAaaacatgccagggattaatttcCTAAGAACACGCTAAGGATCAAGctctagattcagtaaaaaagctgAGTTCATGCCAAacattaatatttcctaactattgtacgctTATGCCATGCATGAGTTAATTTCTTTGCCCTTCACAATTTTCGGCCGGGGATATGGGATAGTACCTTTTTACAGAATGGGTGAAAAGGTTTCGAAACGCTCATAGCTTCTGGTTTTCAGAGAAAAATTAGAGCAATGacattttcaaattcagaatatgttaattgtttttttacaGGTTATGTGCTGTCACATTCCTGATTTGACAATATTCTGACTGAATTGTATCCATTCTAATTAAGATGTCTTCGGTTGTGAAATTTTCATCTACGGTCTTGGTTCTTGAAGGAACAGTGTCCGATTTTCGACAGTTTCACGCATAACTGATTGTCTTCATAAATTATCACAGATAGTGATtgcaaaaaataaagtatttcatcAAACTGATGATCCATATAATCTGTCATTCAAATTTGTCTGCTGAAACAGATTATATTGTTAgggatttgtaaatatttttttattatatttttttgtaaattttacagacgaaatatattttatgcgtAAGTAACCGCTAACGATTGATCGGTTTATCAGTTTGCAGGGTTGccacttggcgacgaatttggcgacttttccATTGACTTGGCCAGACTTTTGGCGGTCTTTCCCACAATTCTTTAGATTTCGAAAGTTTGAGAATTGAAGCTCTAGCAATAATATTCCCTTATTTAGGGGAGTTTTTTGGAAATCTATCAGTACAATAATGCTTACGTCATTTCTCGCCAAGGCTGGGTATAAATAGGACATGTCATGGGATAAGTAGAGAGAGAAGAGTTCACTGAAAGCATTTTCGCTGGTGATCTGATCGCATGAGAATTTTTCAAGTCTGTTATTTTGATATTAGTTACCACTGAATTGCGCTGTACTCCAGTGCGCCATTGTAATATTTGGTTCGTGTAAAGTCCTGAATTtcctaaaatctttttaaataaatgtttttgaattttaaaggactgtttcttcatcgactaGCAAATTGAAAGAATCTCGGAACCATAACAGTATCAGAAAGTTTTAAACCAAAGGAAGTCTACTCCAAAAccttctcgcattctctctaatgaaggtgttattcctattaattttcatgaaagtttggacCTTAGGTAAGGGCACTAATACGTGGCAGGGCATTTGGTAACATTAATGACACCAACTTGATCTTTGGcttgaattaagcatttttgctAAATCTTTAAAGTAATCCTTGGCGACTGTTTTGGAGATTTAACTCTGACATTTAGCAATAGGTACCctaaaatgtgaattaattttagAGATTCGGTGTTTACACCCATGTGGATCcaaatttgatattgaataaGACTGAAGTCgaaaaattgcataccaaatGACATAGATTTAAGTAATGcattcttgaattaaatttacttctgaaagtacagacagacagaaagtTAATTCTTTGACGAATTTGATTCTAAATATGATAGGCGTctactgtttatttattaaatcgatACACCAAATTTAATCCAACTAACTCTCTTTGTTTTTCTCCATTgctgcttatggcacttgtcataggaAAACCCGCCGACGAATTTAACGATTCGAAGCTTAATTTCAGCATCTCTTCTTCAGCAGCAGCATCTAGTGTTAAGGGATAGTCTTCGGCAGGTGGCGTTCGAACTCACATCCCAAGGGATGCAAATCCAACGCCTTACCAAACAGTCTAACCCAGCGTTAATTGGCTCGTAGCTATCCTATTAACTTACTTTCGGAAAACCGGACAGAAAGATTTCTTTTGAGTCGATGTCGCTCTAAATatcaaaggaattttaaaatttgatataaagatcgaACAACAAATTTTATCCCTTTTactcaaagtattttttgagttatttttatcacagttAGAGAGACAGTCAGGTAATCAGATAgacttaatgcttttttttttaactttttggcCTCTAAtttgcagattcgtcaaaatctcaagatcgattttttgacgattagtaTACTTTCTTTATATGTCGTATATGAGAAACAAATATGGAAACAGTTTGTTTTTCAGATGGAAGCTTCTGCCTATATATTCTGAATTTCtggaattcattttatattactcTCACCGATTTTCAGAGGATTTCACCGATTTTCAGATTCCGCCAAACTGTTTgacattaaaacatatattttaattgaattccctactctttattttatgtacatgaatttttataaagtgtGTCAGGTGCTTCTGTTCCTCAGAGCTCAGTGTCAGATGCGTCTTATAAACTGCACCTGTTGATACACCTGTCGTAGACCTCATAGACGACGAATTGATAACTAATCAATGAGAAAACGTAGTTAGAGATCTTCTTGTAAGTTAAAGTTTCTTTTTACTCTCTTAAAGATAGTTACAAATCacttttgctatatttttaacaacaattCTTTTTTCTAGTTAATGTTGATTCTTGGAGGGCTCAGTGTAAAATCATAAAGTGCCGCAGGCCTCCAAATTCGAAACCTGTGTCCTCTAAAGAGTTGTCGTATATGAATGTCTAAATTTGATGTCTTCGGCCAAACATCCGCCAACtcatgtggtgtggaagtttttaaaaaggaaattctgGGGTCGTATTCGTCGTCTGATCTtggtttaaaattacaagatcTGATCCAAAATAACAGTGTTGGTTTCAAACGGGATATTaatgaatctaaattaaattaataatgattgcTGCTATTCAAGgagttttatcataaaaaaatatctttgccaAAATACCGATAATCTTGTTTGTTCTTTCTTTACAGGTAGCGGCATTGCAGCGAACTGATGGCAGAGGTGATAGCTCTAGGTCCATATATTCATATAAAGTGTCCCAAAACGATGGACAATCAGATGAATCTGGAAAACAAGCCTAATAAacgtaagattattaaaattggaaattccCTTCAACTAATTATAGAAATTCCTGATCTGCCAGAAAGTGCATTGACAAAGGGGTTTGATCTCAGCAGCTTGCATTTCATCTCGCTTCAAGAGCTTGCTATGAGGAGATTGGCTGTAAAGTTGTGCTGTCACCGCAAGATGCTTGCGTATGCTGGGCAAACAGATTCAGCGGCGCGACGTCAAAAGGAACACGAAACAACGATGTACGATTTGTTAAAAAATCTTCTACCTGAAGCTCCGCTTCCACAAACGATGAAACACGAGTTATTCAGTTTAATGAAATCTGTTTccagagaaataataaaatggttgGACCTCCATGAAGATTATTTAGGTCCGTGTAACTTAAACGAAATGGAGAATTTGAAGCACCTGTGCTGGACTAGCTTGGGGAGTGTGGATTATCGGAAAACAGCCGCAGCACTCATTCGTCACGAAAAGCTGGGCGTGGCACAACGTTACAAGCTGGCTTGTCTGTACTGCTTAGAAGAGGACATCAGAGAGCTATGGCAAAAGATGCCCGAAAAAAGCAAAAAGTCCTATTATGATGCCAAATCTGTGAATGTGAGGGACCCAGATTTAGCCATTATTTGGACTTTCATCATAAAaggagaagtaaaaaaaattcttagatacCTTAAAGAAAACGGAAGATTCCACCCCTCCATTAACCACCTAGGGTTCGAATGTGCTGCAATCTTCGGTTACAGAACAGCTGCtcagtatttttatgaaaagttaacgttcgaagaaaaagaagaattattgaTCAAAACCGCCATGTCTGTAGCACTGCAACGttcaaaagattattatttttacatggaGGAACGCCAAGAATCAGGCGACGTTTTGTTCTATTTGATGTCCGTGATGCAGTCGTATGAGCAGAAGATCTTGTTTTCGCACTTCCCTTGTGAGATCTTGAAGTGCGTGCTGGATTGGCCCAGGCAAGATGCCTTTATCGAGCTAGCAAAATCCGAATATCCTTCAATTTCAGGACGCGCTTATTACCGGGTGCTTTTAAATCTGTCCCGGAACAGTTCCTGGGGATATAACCATTCGaaattatttcagcaatttttccTGCTCGATCCCCTTGATTTCAATTTCGCGTTGGTTGCCTACAATACCATTTTGCGAGATTTTATTCGAAGTGACGACATAGAAACtgtcaaatttcttttcagaCATCTGGTCGCTCAAGGAAAAGATGAACATGTTTTGGTTTCTACAGGAAGTTTCATTAATTTCGAACTAATGAAGGAGGGTAAATGGGAATTGATGAATCTTTTCATCGAAGAGGTCAAACTGTCCGAATCAGGCAGGCGGAGGAATTTGAagttattcagtgaaaatcgcgGATTAAATCATAAGGAAAGAATCCAGCGTCTCATAAATGAGAGCAATAGCACTGTTCTTTACATTCTAGAAGATGTCCAGAATAACACTGATCTTGAAAttcaagaagaagaagaaagagaaGAACCGAAGgctgtaaaaaaacttttaattccttTGAAAGCAGCATACGATAAGTGTATTGATTTTCTTTTCCGATAAGTTCCATGCATGGGTATTTGGTAAACTGCAATTAGTATCATTGTTGTGTGACATcgcaaatcaaatattttaccttttaatGCGGTgatttttaaaaccgctttcacGTGAAAactaaaactttgttttaaaactattttattttgccaaaaaattgaatttcaacttATCTCtagaaatcaaattcttttaatattttatttgttctttctaAGTGTTCATGCATGAAGCATTACAAAATATGTGTGTACACATTTGATGTTTGTACATGATAGTGCATTGATGTGTGCAAATCTTGgtatgatatattttgaaattgttgatGTTAAAGCTGTCAGAGAAAATTTATaggtagtaaaattttgtaaatgaaaattgtatCATAGTTGTGTGACATCGCACAGCAACTACATTACTTTGTAATGCAgcgatttttaaaactgttttcatgggaaaactaaaaattttttctaatttattttatgcagaaaattgaatttgaatttatctttaaaaatcaagttcttttaacattttatttgttctttcaaAGTGTTCTTGCATAAAGCATTACCAAATATTTGTCTACATATTTGATGTTTGGTGAATGTTCGTGTATAGATGTTCACTAATCTTCGTATGGATTATCTTGAAATTGTTAGTGTTAAGACTGtcagagaaattttatgtgtaataaaatttggtaacttGTAAATTGTATCATTGTTTTGTGACATCGCAAAGCAAATACATTACTTATTAATTCCgcgatttttaaaactgttttcgttggaaaactaaaactttattccaaaaatattttattttgccataaaatttaatttaaatttatccctcggaatcaagttctataaacattatatttgttCTTTCCAAAAGTTCTTACATGCtgtatactactattataaatttcaattataaaattcaatttcaatttctacTTCAATAAAGTTCAGTTCAATTTCAATAAAGAagctaaaatttctttctttcattttaaatgttttaaaaacaaactaaaatatttatttttcagttgttaacattaaaattttacaggcaCCTGTAAATTATTTGCTGTTTCATAGAATgacacaaaaataatgtttatatatattcatattcaagaatttttcacaatttgTTAATTACGAATTTCTCATTATAACGTTAGTCTTGAAagtttttagaatagaaaaattagaatgtaaattttttagaatatttaattccttatttaaatgATCATTTACCGGTGTCCTtgcataagggtagcgcatctcatctgggcgtcccaggttcgaatgccggttcaggcatggttgttgttcataggtgttctatctgtgagatgtgtgaatgtgcccccctgtaaaatgggattgtgcaagcgaatgtgtgaatttcatcttcatatgagatagaAGTCAGCCTTCAGCCGTCGGGTGCGCAccggtctttaccctcagaagctactgaaaCCCCTTTCCGCGGTAGCGCTGGCACGACATCGTCACTGATCATTTTAACAAACAATGAACTAAgaacttgtaattaaaatatcaggAAAGTTTGATTGAGAGTGAAACAATTGTGAAACAAAATTGAATAGCTATTATGTtagtaatttttctgatttaacaAGAAGttatatagttaatttaaaactattccaAAAAAGGTTTTGCTCTGCTTACCTAAATAATTTCTtgatgtcaaaaataatttatttcttatagatTGTAAACcacaatcaaaaaaaaatttgttttttgaactcTCTCTCATGTAAATGTGAGAATTTAGTTTCTGGtttctaattaaaatagaaagGCTTTGATATATATCTGCTGGTGAACAATATTGCCACACTTATTAATTATGAAAGATATcagaatttatatcatttattctacgaaataaagaatataatttcttatttcaaaaatgattaaccGTACGTGGATTTAATAGCGGGAAGCTAAAGAGATGtagaacgaataaaaataaagaaatgtagaGATTGATCAGAAATTTCTAGAAGCTGCACGTGTtttacttcttcttttttttaatatttaatgttctgCAAATAGATATTGAGAGCGTTTTTATTAATCATCTTTtactttcatctttaaaaataaagaaaatcaatgtgttaaatgaaaatttttaaaattttcttagccAAATCTTTATCAATACATGCATACTAAAATAACTGcacttttctgaattttattacttttaaaatgaactgaaattaaaCGTAAATGTGTAATACGCACGTATTgtatttgattatgaaatattcttttttattcttacattttatattaagtttcaaagcatttttctacaaataaatgaatttgccAAATTGTGTTTTATGTATAAGTATAAGTTAATATATAAGCATAAGTTAATACATAAGtataagttaaaatatgaaactgttataaagaatttatttttaatatctgagaAAAATAGTTTGACAAGAACGTACATAAAATCAATCaagttaatttattaacattgaatttactgaatttataatgctgctttttatcaaaatgttcttTGACAGCTGTTTCAAAAAGttcacataatttattaatacttagaATTTAAGATACGTGACTAAGTATGGCATCAATTGTTTTGAAatcgtttgaaaatatttatatttataataattttctacataaaaaagattcaaaagcAGTTACGAAATCAAATATACTAGTTAAAtaccaaacgattttaaaaattggaaaaaaggttttgattagataaatgaaaaagtGTATTaagcaaaactattttaatttagaagtttatcaaatgatttatttaaaattttaccgttcaagaaatataatgaatgaattaaaaaataattaaaaatgaattaaaaataagctgtAATTCTACCgactctttaaatattggggttcagtaggtaaaaaacatgaaaatttagtCACATtgtaaagcatataaaatatttcaaaatgaataaattacgtATTCTCTTGCTCAGGAagtgcagaacatattgagaaattattatatcaaacctgaacaaaaaagaaattgacattagattttaatttatgagcgtcttcataataaaattctatcaaagatgaGAATTTGAGAAATTGGACTTTAAGATGAAAAATAGCACTTCAACTTCTGCAATTGTAAATActaaaatcagtgtaacttcccaaaaaatttcaacagttttctaaagaaaattctgttgttgttgttgtcactTATAGCACTTGCcacaaagaaaattcttaaaatattaaataaaaagatcctattttcataaacaaaatcgaatttttaacgTTGTCATTTACATTAAAATCAGTAATGCAGTGACTAAATTGGATAAATTGTTAGTATAATCTGcataaatcaataaagaaattcaaatatttacatattataaaactGACGACTTAAACATAGTCGTATGAACTAAGCACTCggttttatatatatgaatgtattaatttattattttgcttattataagttatcagaaataaatatttttttattgaaaattaaaattttcataaatactaaGTACATTTTCTTCGTTTGTAATAACTATTgtattatctaattttattttactataaaaaatataataaataattccacCGTACGTTCAATAAAAGCATATGAAATATCtgcatatacagtggctcaaaaaattgagagtacaccttacttttacttgataaatccgacttttaatataaataacacgtTGCCGAGAAGTGGAAACACGTTTTTATATTTACACATTACagttggtttaatttaaagtacaattaaagaacaatcaacaaagactttctaaactgaaaagtttcaaaagcatttgaaataaacatacgcagatttttgcctcacaaaattgagaatacaccagtgaaatttttgtaatatctcgcatagaaagaatgtgtcaatatttagttgcatgtcttttggcttttttaatggcctttaaatggcgtggtaccgattcgatcaaattttggtggtatctgatgatattttaccacattcttcttgcaacatttgttttaaatgtgttgTGGTTCTAATTTTGAGTTTTTGGATCATTGCTTGGaatgtggcccacagatattatAGCATTGACGCCGGGTTACTGGGCTTGTGTGTGAAACTGCTGTTTACATTGAAAAAGtcaccacattttgacgttatgtGCAGTGCATTGCCcagctgtaaaataaaattttcatctaaacctaaatttttagcactttcctttagattgctgagATCATATAGTTCATCGAACTTCCggcagaaatttctcaaattataggaaggagtgtaagtgctgaaattgtgcgaaatgtaattagacaagaTGGATATGAAAGTCGAACAGTTATatagaaaccgttcatcagcttccAAATTCAGAAAAAGTGTTTGACGTTTggaaaaactcatcaattgaaggcCAATAActttggaagaaagttatatttagtgatgagAGAAATCTAGCATTTTTTATAGTGACAATCGCCGCACCGTACGGAGAAAACCTAATATTGCTTTGGTTCCAAAAAATGTACATCTTGCAGTCAAACATGGTGGTGATTCCGTTGTGATTTAGGGTTGTATAGCTTCATCCGGGTTAGTAAATTTAGTTCTTACAGAAGACATTATAAGCCATgaggtttacttggatatacttagCAGCAATacaaaggaaagtgctaaaaatttatttttagatgaaaatttcatttttcagctgGGCAACGATCCAAAAAGAAATACACATatcgtcaaaatgtggtgtctttttcatggTAAAAGCTGCTTCACACACAACCACAGTATCCCGGCGTCAATGctattgaatatctgtgggccacattCGAAACaatggttcaaaaacacaaaattagaaacaaaacccatttaaaacaagtgtttcaCAAAGAATGGgggaaaatatcttcaaataccacacAAAtatggtcgaatcggtaccacgacatttaaaggccattaaaaaagccaaaagacatgcaatttaatagtgacactttgtttctatgcgtgatatttcaaaaatttcattggtgtattctcaatttttgaggcaaaattctatgtatgtttatttaaaatgcttctgaaacttttcaatttagaaattcatcgttaattgttctttatttttactctaaattaaaccgtTTGTTACggataaaagtaaaaacatgtttgcatttcTCTGccatgtgttatttatattgaaatttgcaTTTATCAAGTAAGAGTAAGATgcactctcaattgtttgagccactgcaTAAAAGCGCGCGGCACGGAAATAGCTCGTATTACATACTGTCGAATGATAGTagccaaatgtaaacaaatcattacGAATGTTTTTATAGCTGCAATCAGCATTTTGCTGATTAAAGAAGCTGAAAGATATAATTAGTAAggaatttggattaaaaattcttttcactcAGCGGGTGAAACTGCgtattatcgaatggcaacagttaagGTAAAAAATCACTTACAAACGTTTCAGACCGTTTCATTGACCGTCTATACACCTACATTAAATCCAACGTTTCTCTAATTAGTGAAGctgcaaaatattgttagaattgTTCGGGATATTTCTCACCAAAAATATTATTCCCTCAGAAGAAAGTAGGTGCAAAAGAAATAAGTGCCAAGTGAAGTTTATCGGGGTAAGAAAATAGGCTTTCCATTGCCAGATAAATATAGTTACGATCTACCTAtgggtattaaaaaaatatatcttccaaagtttttatctctaaaaaatagtattttgcaTTACCTGGAAAGctcaaaacattactttttttaatgatatccattttattccctcacaaaatttatttatttttgataaatttttagatgcaataaacaatttgtaaaaattaatttactgttaCGAAATTCAAAATCATCCATCACAACATTCAGTCGCGtttagattaataataaaagaaaattcttcttaaGAAGTGTTATTCCAAATAAGAATTTTCActtatgcttttattttgtaatatgtacagtttttaattggatttagcatattctattaaattaatgtttttctgttttattaaagcaataaaatgagaatttttaaatcattaatatttaacagcatAATAAATCATGAATCTAGGTGAACaagatggtcgccaaaggctgccAGTTTATTGAAATGTAATGCAGTACATGATTTTTTGTTGTATACAGTACAAGATTTATTGCTGTATTGTTATCTGCTATTGTTGTTTTCGAAgatcttataaaattaatgaaagaatggAAAAATGAGGAAacgatgaaataaattattgcaatttttttatttttctgacattTACGAATAGttctaaatacattttgaagGGGAAAAATCACTCCGATGGGCATTTAGTTgcgaaaataattgtttatattttacaagtaaaagaaaattaacaattttttctatGTTGAATAGTTTTTAGTATAAATCATGCTTTTCATAAGGGCTTTGAAATTTTGTAGTACTTCaagttaaactttaatttgcGAATCAaacaatgttgaaattttttaagggGGCCTCTACTTTAAACTGC
It encodes:
- the LOC129957402 gene encoding uncharacterized protein LOC129957402, which encodes MAEVIALGPYIHIKCPKTMDNQMNLENKPNKRKIIKIGNSLQLIIEIPDLPESALTKGFDLSSLHFISLQELAMRRLAVKLCCHRKMLAYAGQTDSAARRQKEHETTMYDLLKNLLPEAPLPQTMKHELFSLMKSVSREIIKWLDLHEDYLGPCNLNEMENLKHLCWTSLGSVDYRKTAAALIRHEKLGVAQRYKLACLYCLEEDIRELWQKMPEKSKKSYYDAKSVNVRDPDLAIIWTFIIKGEVKKILRYLKENGRFHPSINHLGFECAAIFGYRTAAQYFYEKLTFEEKEELLIKTAMSVALQRSKDYYFYMEERQESGDVLFYLMSVMQSYEQKILFSHFPCEILKCVLDWPRQDAFIELAKSEYPSISGRAYYRVLLNLSRNSSWGYNHSKLFQQFFLLDPLDFNFALVAYNTILRDFIRSDDIETVKFLFRHLVAQGKDEHVLVSTGSFINFELMKEGKWELMNLFIEEVKLSESGRRRNLKLFSENRGLNHKERIQRLINESNSTVLYILEDVQNNTDLEIQEEEEREEPKAVKKLLIPLKAAYDKCIDFLFR